The following are encoded in a window of Panicum virgatum strain AP13 chromosome 5N, P.virgatum_v5, whole genome shotgun sequence genomic DNA:
- the LOC120674919 gene encoding uncharacterized protein LOC120674919, with the protein MPYDDHARALKLLHALDLDVWGTKVEAIVESTNYETLTTDELFSKLKSKEIDIQFRKKLNNPTAGSSSNIPMALVSGSTNTNANLSSTPSFALSSLCHIADDELEVFDDDQLVLLTNKFKRVYENRRNRRRSEGCFNCGERGHFIADCPSKVKAPEHGNSYRRQEQSRDRKNKSDRRGRKKGQQKFTDKQIKKAAHVLFSSLGSFDSDGSYNSSDSESEDEKPKKTNDGGLCFLADIKGGMCTMALNEGDAYDCSNDSSDNEVQNSAEEEIEELTKLVDKQNKILARLKADHDRISAELKTLKDATPAAVECEECSIHMVSISELQSKHAVLVDKFDCAKIELEELRSHSVLLGACATCPILQTELNVAKCHIVQLEKHTCPVLPECLTCPTFVAEISILKKDNAALEEENTHLRTILGWCSVREPQIGMTIAQIKRGEHFGVGYDLKRTFGKKNADGENNGPTPSEKSPPVSPEGFVVEPPKSVPKKQDGGEENIWIMDSGCSRHMTGDYRWFSSLTPASGNLDKFESRSSDGLFLGYALQGRAYRVLNLDTNRIEETCEVTFDETMPCFSSAFECAGDDEIGQNIFEDEVDGLDDDDDATEDPAVLELQLRGRQLLLEQHLDIFSVAIHLNK; encoded by the exons ATGCCGTATGATGATCATGCAAGGGCTCTCAAATTGTTGCATGCACTCGACTTGGATGTTTGGGGCACAAAAGTGGAAGCGATTGTTGAGTCTACTAATTATGAGACTCTTACAACTGATGAGCTTTTCAGTAAGCTTAAATCCAAAGAGATCGACATCCAATTTCGAAAAAAGCTTAACAATCCCACAGCTGGTTCTTCTTCAAATATTCCAATGGCTTTGGTTTCTGGGAGTACTAACACTAATGCTAATCTTTCATCTACTCCTAGTTTTGCTTTGTCCTCCTTGTGTCATATTGCAGATGATGAGTTGGAGGTATTCGATGATGATCAGCTTGTTTTGCTCACCAACAAGTTCAAGCGGGTATATGAAAACAGGCGAAATAGGAGGCGTTCAGAAGGATGCTTCAACTGTGGTGAGCGTGGACACTTCATTGCTGATtgtccaagcaaggtgaaggcacCGGAGCATGGCAACAGCTACAGGCGCCAGGAACAATCAAGGGACAGGAAGAACAAGAGTGATAGGCGTGGGAGAAAGAAGGGACAACAGAAGTTTActgacaagcaaatcaagaaggcTGCACATGTTCTCTTTTCTTCGCTGGGTagctttgattcagatggctCCTACAACTCTAGTGATTCAGAGTCCGAAGATGAGAAGCCCAAAAAGACCAATGATGGAGGACTCTGTTTTCTTGCTGACATCAAGGGAGGCATGTGCACTATGGCTTTAAATGAGGGTGATGCATATGACTGCAGCAACGACTCTTCTGATAATGAGGTACAAAATTCTGCTGAAGAAGAAATTGAAGAGTTGACTAAACTTGttgataaacaaaataaaattctaGCAAGACTTAAGGCTGATCATGATAGAATATCTGCTGAATTAAAAACACTAAAAgatgctacacctgctgctgtaGAATGTGAGGAATGTTCTATTCATATGGTTTCTATTTCTGAATTGCAATCTAAGCATGCTGTtttagttgataaatttgattgtGCTAAGATTGAACTGGAAGAACTTCGCTCTCATTCTGTTTTACTTGGTGCTTGTGCTACTTGTCCAATTTTGCAAACTGAGTTGAATGTTGCTAAATGCCATATTGTTCAGTTGGAGAAACACACTTGTCCTGTTTTACCTGAGTGTTTGACTTGTCCTACTTTTGTTGCTGAAATTTCCATCTTAAAGAAGGACAATGCTGCTTTAGAAGAAGAAAACACTCATTTGAGAACAATCCTTGGTTGGTGTTCTGTGCGTGAGCCCCAGATTGGTATGACTATTGCACAAATTAAAAGGGGTGAACATTTTGGTGTTGGTTATGATTTGAAGCGTACTTTTGGTAAAAAGAATGCAGATGGTGAGAACAATGGGCCTACTCCCAGTGAGAAGAGTCCACCGGTCTCACCTGAAGGTTTTGTGGTAGAACCTCCCAAGTCTGTTCCTAAAAAGCAG GATGGAGGCGAGGAGAACATATGGATAATGGACTCTGGTTGTTCGCGTCACATGACTGGAGATTatagatggttctccagcctcacccccgcGAGCG GAAATTTGGACAAATTTGAATCACGTTCTTCTGATGGGTTGTTCTTGGGGTATGCTTTGCAAGGGCGAGCTTACCGGGTTCTTAATCTTGATACTAATCGCATCGAGGAGACATGTGAGGTCACCTTCGACGAGACGATGCCTTGTTTCTCTTCTGCTTTtgagtgtgcaggtgatgatgagATTGGACAAAACATTTTTGAAGATGAGGTTGATGGActtgacgatgatgatgatgcaacaGAGGATCCAGCTGTGCTCGAG CTACAATTGAGGGGGAGGCAACTTCTGTTAGAACAGCACCTCGACatattcagcgtcgccatccacctcaacaaatga
- the LOC120674920 gene encoding LEAF RUST 10 DISEASE-RESISTANCE LOCUS RECEPTOR-LIKE PROTEIN KINASE-like 1.2 gives MAAHLPRLPFILLFVFLAVHAPASSHGDPAPPLTTYDASMCLESSMCGNISIRYPFYLSSTTRIITDYNYNTTSSSCGYTDLEISCQGEGPKATPAIILRGHNYTVLDIFYDSKSIILADSDVLHGGSCPVVLHDLSFDKLWLQNTSSNENLTFYFGCYTSRGPGVTVPPDLFAYKIDCDLKGPFGEGAYSFIFTPDDHWKAQEHELDQYGRCSEVVSVPVRSEVLMANNQSMLVRGGYAEVLWYGFELEWYQGTTDQCHLCEQSGGKCAYSQNQKREFLGCLCSNSKVGYPDCRSSKSSKTDHSI, from the coding sequence ATGGCTGCTCACCTACCACGCCTCCCTTTCATCCTCCTCTTTGTCTTCCTCGCCGTCCATGCCCCCGCCTCCTCCCATGGCGACCCTGCTCCGCCCCTGACCACCTATGACGCTTCCATGTGCCTGGAATCGTCTATGTGCGGCAACATATCTATCAGATATCCCTTCTACCTCTCCAGCACAACCAGAATCATAAccgattacaattacaataCTACATCCTCCTCCTGCGGCTACACCGACCTGGAGATCTCCTGCCAGGGCGAGGGGCCGAAGGCGACGCCGGCCATCATTCTCCGTGGTCACAACTACACCGTCCTGGACATCTTCTACGACAGTAAGAGCATCATCCTGGCGGACAGCGACGTGCTCCACGGCGGCAGCTGCCCCGTGGTCCTTCACGACCTCAGCTTCGACAAGCTGTGGCTGCAGAACACCAGCTCCAACGAAAATCTCACCTTCTACTTCGGCTGCTACACCTCACGCGGTCCTGGTGTGACGGTGCCGCCTGACCTGTTCGCATACAAGATCGACTGCGACCTCAAGGGTCCGTTTGGCGAGGGAGCTTATTCCTTCATCTTTACACCTGACGATCATTGGAAAGCCCAAGAGCACGAGCTGGATCAGTATGGGCGCTGCAGCGAGGTTGTCTCCGTGCCAGTGAGGAGCGAGGTCCTGATGGCAAATAACCAATCCATGCTGGTGAGGGGCGGATACGCTGAGGTGCTTTGGTACGGGTTCGAGTTGGAATGGTACCAGGGAACAACGGATCAGTGCCATTTGTGCGAGCAGTCCGGCGGGAAGTGCGCCTACAGCCAGAACCAGAAGAGGGAATTCTTGGGCTGCTTGTGCTCCAACAGCAAGGTGGGCTACCCTGACTGCAGATCAAGTAAGTCCTCCAAAACTGATCATTCCATTTGA